DNA from Daphnia pulicaria isolate SC F1-1A chromosome 3, SC_F0-13Bv2, whole genome shotgun sequence:
ATATTGGCCCAGCTGACGAAGCCGCTGTAGCCAACGGCATTGGCACAACTACCGATGGTTCCACGGCTGCTGGAGAAAGTTTGGTCGACGGCGGTGGTGCGTTCACGGCCAGTTTTAGTGATAGCAGCGTATCATCCCGTGGCGGGCCGTGGGCCTCTGATGTCCTGCACAGCATACGCCATTGGCGAGCCAGAAGAGATTGGCCTTGAAAGAGCTCGTTCTTTCGAGTCCAGGTAAATTTGGTTTCGTTGTATGACTTCCTTACAAGTGAAATATTATCACTTTTATTCGAATTAGATTATCCTCGGGTGGCAGCTTGGATCGTTGTCAACCGCCCAGGCGGATGGATAGTAGCCTAAACATTGGAATTCCCCACGTTATCGCCCATTTCGCCTTGTAGAAGATGAAGACAGTTCCGATACAGACACTGGTAAAATTTTCGTTCTGTTGGGACGAACATTTAACATTTTATCATTGATTTGACTGTTAATGTTcatgtttttaatttactggCCCACTCTTTCAGATGTAACTGCCGAATCCGCCGCAACGGCAGCGAATCGTTGGCGACAGTCGAGTCCCATTCGTTCACCCCGGGGTGTAGAGCAGCGAATGAGGTAAACGAATGTTAATCGCTTCATTGGGACAGCAGTTTTTAATCTGCCAATTATATTTGACAGGCTTTTGTGGAGAGAGTATTTGTCTCAGGTAGTTAATGTGCAGCTAAATAATATGGGTGACGGTGGAGGGAGCAGCAACGCTCCCAGCTCTCAACAGCCAGGAGCGCCGGATAGCGGAGGCGATAACAACGACCAAGAACGAACTCGTTATCGTCTCTGGCTCTCGACCATGGTGGAAAGTCTCACCAGTTTCTTTTCCCAACACGGAATCAATTCATCTGATTCGGTCGATGCGACTCCTGCTCCTACTCCGCAACCACCAACAGCAACGACGACAACATCGGTAGCCGGAAGCAGTCAGGCCGGACCATTTCCAGGAATTCCACCCAGACCTGGAACTTCGGCCGTTTCCCAGTGATTCCCTTACGTTTCCCGCGTGTCGGACATGTCATGGGAGGAGGCGCTGGAGCTGTCGGAATTGCTTTCGTGGGAGCCGAACAAGGACCAGGGCAGCAGCGCTGGACTCTCCGCCGGAATGCGGAATCACAAGTGTCACTCAGCGCCCATCTGACGTACCGCATCCAGGCCTAGGATTTCTGCGCCAGAGACGGATGCATCCCCGACAACCGCGATCCTTACGGCAACATTGTCGTTCCCGAAAGTAAAATCCACAATGACGCCAGTGTCGATGTTTCAGCTGACGGCCGGTTCCTCGTTACGCTCGTCCCTTGCACTTCACTCACTGGAGCTCTCATTAGTACTAACAAAAcagaattttaattgtttattattgaattgaattgattatattttttgtatttttaccaGGTCTGCATAGTTTAGAACCGTCTCGGTTGGGTTTGTGCCTTGCACAAGTCAATGTCGACCAGTTTGTCGTGTCCGTCAGCATTTCACCAACTTGTCGCCATCTTCTGCTGGGCTTGGCAAGTTCCCGCGCCCTGTCTGTGGCCAGTCGTGATCATGCTCTTCCAACACTCTGGGCCCAGGTGTATCAGATTCCTACCAAAGTCTTTCAAGCTCAGAGAAACAATCCGTCAACTACGGCTGCTAATGCTGCAACTGCTGCTGGCCTAAATAGTGTCGGCGACCTTCCGGCTGACCAAATGCATCCGCTGTTAGAAAAGAAGCAGAGCATTCCACCGCCACAAGGCAGTTTGCTCCACGTACGTGATTTAAGTCAAACGACTGACGTTGGATTGACAAGTCTCAATTGCATTCGCTGGATTCCTACTGCTGGACAGGGATTTGTATTGGGAACCAATAAAGGTCATCTCAAGGTGATTGATTGAAATTCTGTTGggatttttattcgtttttttttctttattttttcatgtgtagaagctataaaaattgaaaatacatTTCCCAGACGCGTTtctaaaatgttattttttccgAAACTTTGAAAACTGTTTTTAATAACCCGGCAACgttgatttattttcccttccCTTTCAAATCccattttcgtttcttcgttCTGCACACGTTTACgttgttattaatttatttcctagtcgaaatttcaaatttgttaagTAAGTTGGCTTACAACAAAACTCGTTGAAGAAAATTCGATAAACGAAATGAATTCGGTAGAAATCTCTGGTTTTATCCCCGAACTTGGTCTAGTCGTAGTAGGAATTGTGTTGGTAGAATGCACTCGGCAAGGCTTGAATTACCTGCagcgaaaaaattcaaagccAGTGATTAGACAAGTGATATTCTTTCCTGATAAACAAATTGCCTGTAAAGACTTTTTCGATTCAGTCGAAGGCTGTTCGAGGATTCGCTGCGATTTCAGCCACACAACAACTGGCTTCAGGTTGGACATATATGAGTTTATTGTGTGTCGGTCTTTGACTGTAGAAGATAACCTTTATTTTATCACTTTTTGCAATGCAGGCAACTACTTTCCCACATAAAGTCAGCAAGGAAATCTATCGACATTGCTGTTTACTGCATCTCTTGTTTTGAGATTGCAGATGTTGTGTTGCAACGTCACAAAGTTGGAGTCAGAGTCAGAGTGATTACAGACCAGAGCATGGAGATAGCTTTTGGATCCCAGAATCACCGTTTTATGAAAGATGGTAAAGGACTTTATACAAATTTTAGGAAGCATGCTTATTTTCCACTTATCAAACAGGGATCAGGGTACATACCAACAAACCCCCATTTCTAATGCACCacaagttttttattattgacgaTGAGCTGCTTTGCTCTGGGTCCTTCAACTGGACTTCACAAGCTGTCACTGGTAACAACGAATCTGTCATAATCACTAATGATCCCTGGACCGTTGAACCTTTTTGtgctgaatttcaaaaattgtggCAAGAAACTAAGCCTGGAAATTAACTCTTGTATTTATAGCTAATACCATAGATTTTCTGTTTATTCTAATCTTCACCTTTATTAGGGGGACTTCTTCTTTATCTCTTAAAGGGaccttgaatttttgtttgccaaaATTTTACTTATAGCACATGCGATTCCGATACCTGCTCAgagacagtagaactccaataaattctttaattattttcatgattAACAATAGAActacattgaattttaaatattttaaatgtccgacaatagaactccaacgattttaaaactattttcatGTCCGATAGTAGAATAGAagaacttcattgaattttgaatatcTCCAAGTGTCCGACAATCC
Protein-coding regions in this window:
- the LOC124329479 gene encoding activating molecule in BECN1-regulated autophagy protein 1-like; protein product: MGGGAGAVGIAFVGAEQGPGQQRWTLRRNAESQDFCARDGCIPDNRDPYGNIVVPESKIHNDASVDVSADGRFLVTLVPCTSLTGALISLHSLEPSRLGLCLAQVNVDQFVVSVSISPTCRHLLLGLASSRALSVASRDHALPTLWAQVYQIPTKVFQAQRNNPSTTAANAATAAGLNSVGDLPADQMHPLLEKKQSIPPPQGSLLHVRDLSQTTDVGLTSLNCIRWIPTAGQGFVLGTNKGHLKVID
- the LOC124329480 gene encoding mitochondrial cardiolipin hydrolase-like, translated to MNSVEISGFIPELGLVVVGIVLVECTRQGLNYLQRKNSKPVIRQVIFFPDKQIACKDFFDSVEGCSRIRCDFSHTTTGFRQLLSHIKSARKSIDIAVYCISCFEIADVVLQRHKVGVRVRVITDQSMEIAFGSQNHRFMKDGIRVHTNKPPFLMHHKFFIIDDELLCSGSFNWTSQAVTGNNESVIITNDPWTVEPFCAEFQKLWQETKPGN